A portion of the Candidatus Sulfotelmatobacter sp. genome contains these proteins:
- a CDS encoding YSC84-related protein, with the protein MRARCLAGWSLATLLTLAAPVLADSYSDAIHTFRNAGQSGKFFEHCYGYAVFPTIGKGGIGVGGAHGTGHVYRGGSLVGQSSMTQVTVGFQFGGQAYSQIIFFEDKRAFDEFTSGHFEFGAQATAVAITAGASAEAGTGGTGAGASATKHDATTAGSYQKGMAVFTIAKGGLMYEATIGGQRFSYKHLK; encoded by the coding sequence ATGAGAGCAAGATGCCTCGCCGGTTGGAGTCTCGCGACGCTGCTGACACTCGCCGCGCCTGTGCTCGCCGACAGCTACTCTGACGCCATCCACACCTTCAGGAACGCCGGGCAGAGCGGAAAGTTCTTCGAGCACTGCTACGGCTACGCGGTGTTCCCGACCATCGGCAAGGGTGGGATCGGCGTGGGCGGGGCTCATGGCACCGGCCACGTCTACCGCGGCGGTTCCCTGGTCGGGCAGTCGTCGATGACCCAGGTCACGGTCGGCTTCCAGTTCGGCGGCCAAGCCTACAGCCAGATCATCTTCTTCGAAGACAAGCGCGCATTCGACGAGTTCACCAGCGGCCACTTCGAGTTCGGCGCGCAGGCGACCGCGGTGGCGATCACCGCCGGCGCTTCGGCCGAGGCCGGCACCGGCGGCACCGGCGCGGGGGCGAGCGCCACCAAGCACGACGCCACCACCGCCGGCTCGTACCAGAAGGGGATGGCGGTGTTCACGATCGCCAAGGGCGGCCTGATGTACGAGGCCACGATCGGCGGCCAACGGTTCAGCTACAAACACCTCAAGTAG